In candidate division KSB1 bacterium, one genomic interval encodes:
- a CDS encoding BamA/TamA family outer membrane protein, whose protein sequence is MKRKCTCFLAAVLVPAVILSPEAFSQGFGKNKIQYETRRWQFIQSEHYDIYFYEGGLAAATFAAAVAESSYKQISRLLDFQIQARTPILVYNSHNDFEETNVSAEIQEESVGGFTEFFKNRVVLPYEGSLEQFRHVIHHELVHAMHLQFFYGAGVGAAIRGITGFAWPLWFGEGHAEYFARHWDAETDNFIRDAVVSGYMPPIPQLNGFLAYKGGQALLYWIENRYGVEKVTKFNHTVRRTKNVERAVREVFGMTMEDFSDAWLRDLRKEYWPEIARRTAPIDLATQITDHVKNDAFINNSPAVSPSGDRLVYLSDKAGKFDIYITSTLEAGKPKRLVSGQKQSGLEELKWLRPGISWSPDSKKIAFAAKAGARDAIHIVDVGKAKIIRTYKPKLDGLWSPAWSPDGKSIAVMGMQNGRSDIMLLNVESGQITNVTNDAFSDLDPAWSPDGEWIAFVSDRGAFANQAAAGDALPLADFANTDIFLIRPDGSGLQQVTTSPYAEKSPTFFHHADTLLFISDRNGIDNIYFYDRKQQAEKPLTNLLTGANQLSASVHGDRVAFTAFSRGGYDIFLWKNPFAYADTLGTLPLTPFRERELKQGRGVPLLTLANLETGSGATLDREVRPYSKFVFDADFRAGKIGLAANGAAEVALAPEKRLEPDGSYKIQNYRRKFSVDYAGGAGGYEPFFGLQGYTQFYISDLAGNQQIGIGINLIRDIANSDFYLSWANLSHRTAFGVQFFHVANFFPTNFGITRVRNLGVQVGMAYPISRFKRLELGVNYTHLRENNLGFFFDVLPTRVTNALPVTLAYVSDNTFFRFFGPFTGTRYRAGLIVAPDLSNRVVSFRTGFADFRHYFGVTRDIGIAWRFSGVVSGGKNPMRFLLGGVDNWLNYDFARNLDAFNINDFYFSEFVTPLRGADYNERIGTRCALLNVELRVPLVDYFITRFPLPLGIAGIRGAGFLDVGAAWNSEKRFRATQKNAAGETVLRDLLAGYGWGFRANLGIFLLRMDTVWRTNLAHSSKPRYLFSFGTDF, encoded by the coding sequence ATGAAGCGCAAATGCACCTGTTTTCTTGCTGCCGTTTTAGTTCCGGCGGTGATCTTGTCGCCGGAAGCTTTTTCACAAGGTTTTGGCAAGAACAAAATTCAATATGAAACCCGCCGCTGGCAGTTCATCCAATCCGAGCATTACGATATTTATTTTTATGAGGGCGGCCTGGCGGCGGCGACGTTCGCCGCGGCGGTGGCGGAATCGTCGTACAAACAAATCAGCCGCCTGCTCGATTTCCAAATCCAGGCGCGCACGCCGATTTTGGTTTACAACTCGCACAACGATTTTGAAGAGACTAACGTGAGCGCGGAGATTCAGGAAGAGTCGGTCGGTGGCTTCACCGAGTTTTTCAAGAATCGCGTCGTGCTGCCGTACGAAGGCTCGCTGGAGCAGTTCCGGCACGTGATTCATCATGAGCTGGTGCACGCGATGCATTTGCAATTTTTCTACGGCGCCGGCGTCGGCGCGGCGATTCGCGGCATTACCGGCTTTGCCTGGCCGCTGTGGTTCGGCGAAGGCCACGCGGAATATTTCGCGCGACATTGGGACGCTGAAACCGACAACTTCATTCGCGACGCCGTGGTCTCCGGTTACATGCCGCCGATTCCGCAGCTCAACGGATTTCTGGCGTACAAAGGCGGGCAGGCGCTGCTGTATTGGATCGAGAATCGCTACGGCGTGGAAAAGGTGACCAAGTTCAATCACACCGTTCGCCGCACCAAAAATGTCGAGCGCGCCGTTCGCGAGGTGTTCGGCATGACGATGGAGGATTTCAGCGACGCCTGGCTGCGTGATTTGCGCAAAGAATATTGGCCGGAGATTGCGCGCCGCACCGCGCCCATCGATCTCGCCACGCAAATCACCGATCACGTCAAGAACGATGCGTTCATCAACAACAGCCCGGCGGTGAGTCCGAGCGGCGATCGTCTGGTTTATCTCAGCGACAAAGCCGGCAAGTTCGATATTTATATCACCTCGACGCTCGAGGCCGGCAAGCCGAAGCGTTTGGTGAGCGGACAAAAACAGAGCGGCCTGGAGGAGCTGAAGTGGCTGCGTCCCGGCATCAGTTGGTCACCGGACAGCAAAAAGATCGCGTTTGCCGCCAAAGCCGGCGCGCGCGACGCCATTCACATCGTCGACGTGGGAAAAGCCAAAATCATCCGAACTTACAAACCCAAGCTGGACGGCCTGTGGTCGCCGGCGTGGTCGCCCGATGGAAAATCCATCGCCGTCATGGGCATGCAAAACGGCCGCAGCGACATCATGCTGTTGAATGTGGAAAGCGGCCAAATCACCAATGTGACCAACGACGCCTTCAGCGATCTCGATCCGGCGTGGTCGCCGGACGGCGAGTGGATTGCGTTTGTTTCCGACCGCGGCGCTTTTGCGAATCAGGCCGCTGCCGGCGACGCGCTGCCGCTGGCGGATTTTGCCAACACCGACATTTTCCTCATCCGTCCCGATGGCAGCGGCTTGCAGCAAGTCACGACGAGTCCCTATGCCGAAAAATCGCCGACGTTTTTTCACCATGCCGACACGCTGCTGTTCATCTCCGATCGCAACGGCATCGACAATATTTATTTTTACGACCGGAAACAGCAGGCGGAAAAACCGCTCACCAATCTGCTCACCGGCGCCAACCAGCTCTCCGCTTCGGTTCACGGTGACCGGGTGGCGTTTACCGCTTTTTCGCGCGGCGGTTACGATATTTTCCTGTGGAAAAATCCCTTCGCTTACGCCGACACCCTTGGCACGCTTCCACTCACGCCGTTTCGCGAGCGCGAGCTCAAGCAAGGCCGCGGCGTTCCACTCTTGACATTGGCGAATCTCGAGACCGGCAGCGGCGCCACTCTCGACCGCGAAGTCCGGCCTTACAGCAAGTTTGTTTTCGACGCGGACTTTCGCGCCGGCAAAATCGGATTGGCGGCGAACGGCGCGGCGGAAGTGGCGCTGGCACCGGAGAAACGTTTGGAACCGGACGGCTCTTATAAAATTCAAAACTATCGGCGCAAGTTCAGCGTCGATTACGCCGGTGGCGCCGGCGGCTACGAACCGTTTTTTGGCCTGCAAGGCTACACGCAATTTTACATCAGCGATCTCGCCGGCAATCAGCAAATCGGCATCGGCATCAACTTGATTCGTGATATTGCCAACAGCGATTTTTACTTGAGCTGGGCCAACCTCTCGCATCGCACCGCTTTCGGCGTGCAGTTTTTTCACGTCGCCAATTTTTTTCCAACCAACTTTGGCATCACACGCGTGCGCAATCTCGGCGTTCAAGTCGGCATGGCGTATCCGATTTCACGATTCAAACGCCTCGAGCTGGGCGTCAATTACACGCATTTGCGGGAAAACAATCTCGGCTTTTTCTTCGACGTCCTGCCGACCCGCGTCACCAATGCCTTGCCGGTCACGCTGGCATACGTTTCCGACAACACTTTTTTCCGTTTCTTCGGTCCGTTCACCGGCACGCGCTATCGCGCCGGCCTGATTGTCGCGCCGGATCTCAGCAATCGCGTCGTTTCATTCCGCACCGGTTTTGCGGATTTTCGCCATTACTTCGGCGTCACGCGCGACATCGGCATCGCCTGGCGTTTCAGCGGCGTCGTGAGCGGCGGCAAAAATCCCATGCGCTTTTTGCTCGGCGGCGTCGACAACTGGCTCAACTACGATTTCGCGCGGAATTTGGACGCGTTCAACATCAACGATTTTTATTTCAGCGAGTTTGTGACGCCGCTGCGCGGTGCAGATTATAATGAGCGCATCGGCACGCGCTGCGCCCTGTTGAACGTGGAGCTGCGGGTACCGCTGGTGGATTATTTCATCACGCGCTTTCCGCTGCCGCTCGGCATCGCCGGCATTCGCGGCGCCGGCTTTCTCGACGTCGGCGCGGCGTGGAATTCCGAAAAGCGTTTTCGCGCCACCCAAAAGAACGCCGCCGGCGAAACCGTGCTGCGCGACCTCCTCGCCGGCTACGGCTGGGGCTTCCGCGCCAATCTCGGCATTTTCCTGCTGCGCATGGACACCGTCTGGCGCACCAATCTCGCGCACAGCAGCAAGCCGCGTTATCTGTTCTCGTTTGGGACGGATTTTTGA
- a CDS encoding S1C family serine protease, which yields MSRRLKQNENCRIGFAILINMAKQVMDELVSKDKVARGYTR from the coding sequence GTGAGCAGAAGGCTCAAGCAAAATGAAAACTGCCGCATCGGCTTCGCGATTCTGATCAACATGGCCAAACAGGTGATGGATGAATTGGTTTCGAAAGACAAAGTGGCGCGCGGCTATACTCGTTAA
- a CDS encoding VWA domain-containing protein, translating to MKLQGRQPRSSVSGLLTGLLMISTLSPASAQNYLNVHVTNISISGEVSARGLTSAFPHPILATISVTDHNHNPVLGLASTSRWLAPQDRADAGVPVAELWKRVLEYHRDEPTFPPNPNAYDQVPAPLFTEFRKTTPFPTSTMLVMDISGSMIEELQDAKNGALAYLDELRPVDRAGVIQFCSFIKENTGFTSDQAPLRAKIAATDTCPGTAIYDALIIAIQQTKFEKTRRAIILYSDGYDNASLATEQAVIDSAKLYSIPIHTIALGASANPDPLSNIARQTGGRFFDINDSSKFNDIFKQLAELTQNFYMLAYSSPDPFRNDTWRRLEVTVSDTRQRQGSGTAEYFVAGRSQPRATDLAAALTSFTDLMVFENGRAVKAVQPGDRYTYRLRVKNLGAERAESIRLTHHLPPSVNFLEATQTPFYLNGDSLLWQIARLEAGAADSITVTAQFAANAPPTLQQLISRLRLTARQDNNPENNASRDTVRAVFAPPPTPAQKTDLAVKQFTKTDSFAVRGGDTLRFAASGGTIRYHIVVANPSNVTAQNVRLTDFPPDSARVISAQPAPISSHADSMVWSHPNLPPRSQRLYRFSAVVSPNMPPGRNLLINIATARADNEDPATLGDNTAIDTVFNIGKPLPPDQTTLSLSFLSRTDTSVVENGRIVNATAPGRLYDYHLNLRNLGPVQAAGLRVRQILPDSVRYVSASPTPSFISNDSLVWQIPRLDAGRLDSINVTVQLAPLVPPALTSLISRVDFSADNAAPHSATDTVRVVFPLLPQTFADLAVAQFAKTDSFRIVGIDTVYFAKSGETILYQILVTNKAGITARNVRVTDFLPDSVRAIDFKPPPAGADADSVFWIIPALSARADTTLIFKATVSSTMPVGTNLLINKVVAKADNDDPTKLADNTSVDTVYNVVEPPLSQTDISLTLNSRTLSTIVESGRLINAVKPGEPIDYKIRVRNLGLENAGDIRVRQLLPDSVRFIGASKALAVANKDSLVWQIPQLNSGGADSITVTVQFASQV from the coding sequence ATGAAATTGCAGGGACGACAACCGAGATCAAGCGTGAGCGGCCTGCTCACTGGCTTGTTGATGATCTCAACGCTTTCGCCGGCAAGCGCGCAAAACTATCTCAACGTCCATGTCACCAACATTTCCATCTCCGGTGAGGTTTCCGCCCGTGGCTTGACGTCGGCGTTTCCGCATCCGATTCTGGCGACGATTTCGGTTACCGATCACAACCACAACCCGGTTTTGGGATTGGCGAGCACCTCGCGCTGGCTGGCGCCGCAGGATCGCGCCGACGCCGGCGTGCCGGTCGCCGAGCTGTGGAAACGCGTGCTGGAATATCATCGCGACGAGCCCACGTTTCCGCCGAATCCGAATGCCTACGATCAGGTTCCGGCGCCGCTCTTCACCGAATTTCGCAAGACCACGCCGTTTCCCACCAGCACGATGCTGGTGATGGACATCAGCGGCAGCATGATCGAAGAATTGCAAGACGCCAAAAACGGCGCGCTGGCTTATCTCGACGAGCTGCGCCCGGTGGACCGTGCCGGCGTGATCCAATTCTGTTCCTTCATCAAGGAAAATACCGGTTTCACCAGCGACCAAGCGCCGCTACGCGCCAAAATCGCGGCGACCGACACATGCCCGGGAACGGCGATCTACGACGCGCTCATTATTGCCATTCAGCAAACCAAATTTGAGAAAACCCGGCGCGCCATCATTCTCTACAGCGATGGCTATGACAACGCTTCCTTGGCGACCGAGCAGGCCGTGATCGATAGCGCCAAACTCTACAGCATTCCCATTCACACCATTGCGCTCGGCGCCAGCGCCAATCCGGACCCCCTGTCGAATATTGCCCGACAAACCGGCGGCCGTTTTTTCGACATCAACGATTCTTCCAAATTCAACGATATTTTCAAGCAGTTGGCCGAGCTGACGCAAAACTTTTACATGCTGGCCTACAGCTCGCCCGATCCGTTCCGCAACGACACCTGGCGCCGGCTCGAGGTGACGGTGAGCGATACCCGCCAGCGCCAGGGCAGCGGCACGGCCGAGTATTTCGTTGCCGGACGCTCGCAGCCGCGGGCGACCGACTTGGCGGCAGCGTTGACCTCATTCACCGATCTCATGGTGTTTGAAAATGGCAGGGCAGTCAAAGCCGTGCAGCCGGGGGATCGCTACACCTATCGCCTGCGCGTGAAAAATTTGGGCGCCGAACGCGCCGAGAGCATTCGCCTGACCCACCATTTGCCGCCGTCGGTGAATTTTCTCGAGGCGACGCAAACGCCGTTTTATCTGAATGGCGATTCCTTGCTCTGGCAAATCGCGCGGCTCGAGGCCGGCGCGGCCGATTCCATCACGGTCACGGCGCAGTTTGCCGCCAATGCGCCACCGACCTTGCAGCAGCTCATCAGCCGCCTGAGGCTAACGGCGCGGCAGGATAATAACCCGGAAAACAATGCCAGCCGCGACACCGTGCGCGCCGTTTTTGCGCCGCCGCCGACTCCGGCACAAAAAACCGATCTCGCGGTAAAGCAATTTACCAAAACTGATTCGTTTGCCGTGCGCGGCGGTGATACGCTGCGTTTCGCCGCCAGTGGCGGAACCATTCGCTATCACATCGTCGTCGCCAATCCCAGCAACGTCACCGCCCAAAACGTTCGCCTCACCGACTTTCCTCCCGATTCGGCGCGAGTTATAAGCGCGCAGCCGGCGCCGATCAGCAGTCATGCGGATTCGATGGTGTGGAGCCATCCGAATTTGCCGCCGCGATCACAGCGTCTTTACAGATTCAGCGCCGTTGTGTCGCCCAACATGCCGCCGGGAAGGAATTTGCTGATCAACATCGCGACGGCGCGGGCGGATAATGAAGATCCGGCCACGCTCGGCGACAATACGGCGATCGACACCGTCTTCAATATCGGCAAGCCCCTGCCGCCGGATCAAACCACGCTCAGTTTGAGTTTCCTTTCGCGCACCGATACTTCGGTGGTGGAAAACGGCCGCATCGTCAACGCAACCGCGCCAGGCCGACTTTACGATTATCACCTCAATCTGCGCAATCTCGGTCCGGTGCAAGCCGCCGGCCTGCGCGTTCGCCAAATTCTGCCGGATTCCGTGCGTTATGTTTCGGCTTCGCCGACGCCGTCCTTTATTAGCAACGATTCCCTCGTTTGGCAAATTCCTCGATTAGACGCCGGCCGCCTCGACTCGATCAACGTGACCGTGCAATTGGCGCCGCTGGTTCCGCCGGCCTTGACGAGCCTGATCAGCCGGGTTGATTTTTCCGCCGACAATGCGGCGCCGCACTCGGCAACGGATACGGTGCGCGTCGTTTTCCCGCTGCTGCCACAGACCTTTGCCGATCTCGCTGTGGCTCAGTTCGCCAAAACCGATTCGTTTCGCATTGTTGGAATTGACACCGTTTACTTTGCGAAAAGCGGCGAAACGATTTTATATCAGATTCTCGTGACGAATAAAGCCGGTATCACGGCGCGCAATGTTCGGGTCACTGATTTTCTGCCCGATTCCGTGCGGGCAATTGATTTTAAGCCGCCGCCGGCCGGCGCTGATGCCGATTCGGTTTTTTGGATCATCCCGGCTTTATCGGCGCGGGCGGATACGACTCTCATCTTCAAGGCAACGGTTTCGTCGACCATGCCGGTGGGCACGAATTTGTTGATCAACAAAGTGGTGGCCAAGGCCGACAACGACGACCCAACAAAACTGGCAGATAATACCTCTGTCGATACCGTTTATAATGTTGTCGAACCGCCTCTGAGCCAAACCGATATCTCCCTCACACTAAATTCCCGCACGCTCAGCACGATTGTCGAAAGCGGCCGCCTCATCAACGCCGTCAAGCCCGGGGAGCCGATTGATTATAAAATTCGCGTGCGCAATCTCGGCCTGGAAAACGCCGGCGACATTCGCGTGCGGCAATTGCTGCCGGATTCCGTTCGTTTCATTGGCGCCTCAAAAGCGCTGGCGGTGGCGAACAAAGATTCTTTGGTCTGGCAAATCCCGCAGCTCAATTCCGGCGGCGCGGATTCGATCACGGTGACGGTTCAATTCGCTTCGCAAGTTC
- a CDS encoding GWxTD domain-containing protein, which produces MINKILQMSICLVLIFLLGCGSPARNPNRPPRFGSGLLMSARIINLPAAEKGVGKVVFIAEMRYANLQFLKTADGYSADVELTFSLQEKGRPETVRLIDRRRKIDLKNFSETVDREKVLRVVEEMIVPVGEYVANVTATDRYARNQGFVSETPQVQDFLSGLHLSPPLLTTDSLARFQADKLIPLRQNRFKKDFYTLFAIGGLQAGQEVALQYELQNGEGKSLFSREAKFLAPERIVYTSLPIPANKLAMGVTEIKIVAEQNGVKADASMSIYANVGVRLEPGQNIGAIIEPMRYIMDGKDWQALKEASAEERTERFNAFWASRQPASTKQDENPLLAEFFVRVQEANFRFGWAGVEGWRSDRGRIYIIYGEPDSVQRQRSNRTNATYETWTYAEIGRQFIFYDYNNDGDFRLISGG; this is translated from the coding sequence ATGATAAATAAGATTTTGCAAATGAGTATTTGTTTGGTGCTCATTTTTCTTCTTGGTTGCGGCTCGCCCGCCCGCAATCCCAATCGTCCGCCTCGCTTCGGTTCCGGCCTGCTCATGAGCGCGCGCATCATTAACTTACCCGCCGCCGAAAAAGGCGTCGGCAAGGTTGTTTTCATCGCGGAAATGCGGTATGCCAATTTGCAATTCCTCAAAACCGCCGACGGCTATTCCGCCGACGTCGAATTGACGTTTTCCTTGCAGGAAAAAGGCCGTCCCGAAACTGTCCGCCTGATCGACCGCCGCCGCAAGATCGATCTGAAAAATTTCAGCGAAACGGTGGATCGCGAAAAAGTTCTGCGTGTCGTTGAAGAGATGATCGTTCCTGTCGGCGAATACGTCGCCAATGTCACGGCGACGGATCGCTACGCCAGGAATCAGGGTTTTGTTTCGGAAACGCCGCAGGTCCAGGATTTTCTGTCGGGACTGCATTTAAGCCCGCCATTATTGACAACAGATTCATTGGCGCGATTTCAAGCAGACAAACTCATCCCTCTGCGCCAAAACCGTTTCAAAAAAGATTTTTACACGCTCTTCGCGATTGGCGGTTTGCAGGCCGGGCAGGAGGTGGCTTTGCAATATGAGCTGCAAAATGGAGAAGGCAAATCGCTGTTCAGCCGCGAGGCCAAATTTTTGGCGCCCGAAAGGATTGTTTATACCTCATTGCCGATACCGGCCAACAAGTTGGCGATGGGCGTGACTGAAATCAAAATCGTTGCCGAACAAAACGGCGTAAAGGCCGACGCCTCGATGTCGATTTACGCCAACGTCGGCGTGCGTCTGGAACCGGGCCAAAATATCGGCGCGATTATTGAGCCGATGCGATATATCATGGACGGCAAAGATTGGCAGGCGCTGAAAGAGGCCTCAGCGGAAGAACGCACCGAGCGCTTCAACGCTTTTTGGGCATCGCGCCAACCCGCGTCGACCAAACAGGATGAAAACCCGCTGCTGGCGGAATTTTTTGTGCGCGTGCAGGAAGCCAACTTTCGGTTCGGCTGGGCCGGCGTCGAAGGCTGGAGAAGCGACCGCGGCCGCATTTACATTATTTACGGCGAGCCCGACAGCGTGCAGCGCCAGCGCTCCAACCGCACCAACGCCACATACGAAACCTGGACCTACGCCGAGATCGGCCGCCAATTCATTTTTTACGATTACAATAATGACGGCGATTTTCGCTTGATTTCGGGTGGGTGA